One window of the Actinomycetota bacterium genome contains the following:
- a CDS encoding cation-translocating P-type ATPase, with translation MTEEFDLTGLDGLAEEEAARRLAEDGPNSMPSAEKRTPFRIALDVLREPMFLLLVGAGAIYLALGSLQEAMVLMSFVLLIMGITFFQEQRTERALEALRDLSSPRALVIRGGRQVRIAGVEVVRGDLMLLAEGDRVPADGVLLACSNLMVDESLLTGESAPVRKLPCEGTPSAGRPGGDDLPYVFAGTLVVKGHGVARVMATGSATEMGKIGRALGEITPEPTLLQRETRRVVVGIALLGLALCALVFLLYGATRGDWLQGLLVGIALAMAMLPEEFPVVLTVFLTLGAWRMSKRQVLTRSMPAVESLGAASVLCVDKTGTITVNRMRVAKIIAGERYHEIGDGARGELPEEFHELVEFSVLASQRDPLDPVETAIARLGEEALNNTEHLHADWRLEREYPLSPELLALSHVWRSPDGQEYVIAAKGAPEAVADLCHLGEAEREALRCRVEELAGEGLRVLGVAGASFSMQELPGDQHDFSFRFLGLVGLEDPVRPTVRASICECREAGIRVIMITGDHPATARHVAREIGLEEGEGIVTGPELEAMDDRELKEIIRGVNIFARAVPAHKLRIVRALKAGGEVVAMTGDGVNDAPALRAADIGVAMGARGTDVARESADMVLLDDDFSSIVSAVRSGRRVYDNLKKAMSYIIAVHVPIAGMSVIPVLFKMPLVFSPMLIAFLEIIIDPACSLAFEAEPEEGDIMRRPPRRPGERIFNRGNVSVSLLQGLSVLGFVALMFSLAHLRGMGEMEVRALTFLTLVTANLGLILANRSWEHTFWHVRRRPNPALWWVVLGAAALTAFVLYAPFMRRLFDLAYLSALDVAICVGAGVLSVMWFETLKLVTHLRDHPHT, from the coding sequence ATGACGGAGGAGTTCGATCTCACGGGCCTGGACGGCCTCGCCGAGGAGGAAGCCGCCCGCAGGCTTGCGGAAGACGGTCCGAACAGCATGCCCTCCGCCGAGAAACGCACCCCTTTCCGCATCGCCCTGGACGTCCTGAGAGAGCCCATGTTCCTGCTCCTGGTGGGGGCGGGCGCCATCTATCTCGCGCTGGGCAGCCTGCAGGAGGCCATGGTGCTCATGAGCTTCGTGCTCCTCATCATGGGCATCACCTTTTTCCAGGAGCAGAGGACGGAGAGGGCGCTGGAGGCGCTGCGAGACCTCTCCAGTCCCCGTGCCCTGGTGATCCGCGGCGGGAGGCAGGTGCGCATCGCCGGGGTGGAGGTGGTGCGCGGCGATCTCATGCTGCTGGCGGAGGGGGACCGCGTGCCCGCGGACGGCGTGCTCCTGGCCTGCTCCAACCTCATGGTCGACGAATCCCTGCTCACGGGGGAGTCGGCGCCGGTGCGCAAGCTCCCCTGTGAGGGGACACCGTCCGCGGGCCGTCCCGGCGGCGACGACCTTCCCTACGTCTTCGCCGGCACCCTGGTGGTGAAGGGGCACGGGGTGGCGCGGGTCATGGCCACGGGAAGCGCCACGGAGATGGGGAAGATCGGGCGCGCCCTGGGAGAGATCACGCCCGAACCCACCCTGCTGCAGAGGGAGACCAGGCGGGTGGTGGTGGGTATAGCCCTGCTGGGACTGGCCCTTTGCGCCCTCGTCTTCCTGCTCTACGGCGCGACGCGCGGAGACTGGCTGCAGGGGCTGTTGGTGGGCATCGCTCTGGCCATGGCCATGCTCCCGGAGGAGTTCCCGGTGGTGCTCACCGTGTTCCTCACCCTGGGTGCCTGGCGCATGTCCAAGAGACAGGTACTCACGCGCAGCATGCCCGCGGTGGAGTCCCTGGGAGCGGCAAGCGTGCTGTGCGTGGACAAGACGGGCACCATCACCGTGAACCGCATGAGAGTGGCGAAGATCATAGCCGGAGAGCGGTACCACGAGATCGGCGACGGCGCCCGCGGCGAACTGCCGGAGGAGTTCCACGAGCTGGTGGAGTTCAGCGTGCTGGCCTCCCAGAGGGATCCGCTGGACCCGGTTGAGACGGCCATCGCGCGGCTCGGGGAGGAGGCGCTGAACAACACCGAGCACCTGCACGCGGACTGGCGGCTGGAGCGAGAATACCCGCTCTCGCCCGAGCTCCTCGCCCTTTCCCATGTCTGGAGGTCGCCGGACGGCCAGGAATACGTCATCGCGGCCAAGGGGGCTCCGGAGGCCGTGGCCGACCTCTGCCATCTCGGGGAGGCGGAGAGGGAGGCGCTACGCTGCCGGGTGGAGGAACTGGCGGGAGAAGGCCTCCGGGTGCTGGGTGTCGCCGGGGCTTCCTTCTCCATGCAGGAACTGCCGGGCGACCAGCACGACTTCTCCTTCCGCTTCCTCGGCCTGGTGGGCCTGGAGGACCCGGTGCGCCCCACCGTGAGGGCCTCCATATGCGAGTGCCGCGAGGCGGGGATCAGGGTGATCATGATCACCGGCGACCACCCGGCCACCGCGCGGCACGTGGCGCGGGAGATAGGGCTGGAGGAGGGGGAGGGGATCGTCACCGGCCCGGAGCTGGAGGCCATGGACGACCGCGAGTTGAAGGAGATCATCCGCGGGGTGAACATATTCGCCCGCGCCGTCCCGGCGCACAAGCTGCGCATCGTGAGGGCGCTGAAGGCGGGCGGCGAGGTGGTGGCCATGACCGGCGACGGGGTGAACGACGCGCCGGCGCTGCGGGCGGCGGACATCGGGGTGGCCATGGGCGCGAGGGGCACCGACGTGGCCCGAGAGTCCGCCGACATGGTCCTGCTGGACGACGATTTCTCCTCCATCGTCTCCGCCGTGAGGTCCGGAAGGCGCGTCTATGACAACCTGAAAAAGGCCATGTCCTACATCATCGCCGTCCATGTGCCCATCGCCGGCATGTCCGTCATCCCCGTGCTCTTCAAGATGCCCCTGGTATTCTCTCCCATGCTCATCGCCTTCCTGGAGATCATCATAGATCCCGCCTGCTCCCTGGCCTTCGAGGCGGAGCCCGAGGAGGGAGATATCATGCGGAGGCCGCCGCGCCGTCCCGGGGAGCGCATCTTCAACCGCGGCAACGTCTCCGTCAGCCTGCTGCAGGGGTTGAGCGTGCTGGGCTTCGTGGCCCTCATGTTCTCCCTCGCCCACCTGAGGGGCATGGGGGAGATGGAGGTGAGGGCGCTCACCTTCCTCACCCTGGTGACGGCGAACCTGGGGCTGATCCTCGCCAACCGCTCCTGGGAACATACCTTCTGGCACGTGAGGAGGCGCCCCAATCCGGCGTTATGGTGGGTGGTGCTGGGGGCGGCGGCGCTCACGGCCTTCGTGCTCTACGCGCCCTTCATGCGCCGGCTCTTCGATCTGGCCTACCTGAGTGCCCTGGACGTCGCGATATGCGTGGGGGCGGGCGTCCTCTCCGTGATGTGGTTCGAGACCCTGAAGCTCGTGACCCACCTCAGGGACCATCCCCATACCTGA
- a CDS encoding AMP-binding protein — MEKNFTRWPRGVARNLDYPEAPVFQILRSAARQWPERNAIIFAGMEMTYRELDQLSDRFAAALAGMGVGKGDRVALHLANSPQFAIAYYGLLKAGAVFVPVSPLLSERELAFQLNDAGVETFIGLDLFWAVSNRVLPQTGVKRAIEVSLADCYPTLSAPVKQLSKGAFGEGVMDFTALVADHPAEPPRSRSRCGKTSPTSPTPGAPPAPPRASW; from the coding sequence ATGGAGAAGAACTTCACGCGCTGGCCCAGGGGCGTCGCCCGCAACCTGGATTATCCGGAGGCTCCGGTCTTCCAGATCCTGCGTTCCGCGGCCCGGCAGTGGCCGGAGCGCAACGCCATCATCTTCGCCGGTATGGAGATGACCTACCGGGAGCTGGACCAGCTCTCCGACCGTTTCGCCGCCGCCCTGGCGGGCATGGGGGTCGGGAAAGGAGACCGGGTAGCCCTGCACCTCGCCAACTCACCCCAGTTCGCCATCGCCTATTATGGGCTGCTCAAGGCGGGCGCCGTCTTCGTGCCCGTGAGCCCCCTGCTCTCGGAACGGGAACTCGCCTTCCAGCTAAACGACGCGGGGGTGGAGACCTTCATCGGCCTCGACCTCTTCTGGGCCGTCTCCAACCGCGTGCTGCCGCAGACGGGGGTGAAGAGGGCGATAGAGGTAAGCCTGGCGGACTGCTATCCGACCCTGAGCGCCCCGGTCAAGCAGCTCTCCAAGGGCGCTTTCGGCGAGGGGGTCATGGACTTCACCGCCCTGGTCGCCGACCATCCCGCGGAGCCCCCGAGATCGCGTTCGAGGTGCGGGAAAACCTCGCCCACATCTCCTACACCGGGGGCACCACCGGCACCCCCAAGGGCATCATGGTGA
- a CDS encoding 2-hydroxyacyl-CoA dehydratase, with protein MSEDVRELTEEEKADKERRKIKSAGAMRELMTKYYIEAKGAEGTKRHIAWITSGAPVEPLIAFDVIPVYPENHGAMCGAAHMNVELCEVAEGRGFSRDLCSYARGDIGSAITRGGPIGGLPRPTFLVACNNICNTVFKWYEELARFFDVPLFIFDTPFVRGELPEHLAAYSVRQMHEYVSFLEKMTRKEYDDARFVDVAAKSLFASALWKEVLACNEHRPAPMTCFDAFILMAPIVTLRGTQEVVDFYQGVLEEMKRRIEEGIGILPSERYRLLWDNIPVWYEMRNLGRLFMELETCLVADTYTSAWTFEGVDAEKPLESMARIYTEVYLNINLERMADKIESLATRFGVDGMIMHSNRSCKPYSLGQYDLAKEFTRRTGKPALIIEADHTDSRWYDRAQVETRIRDFVENLLGSGL; from the coding sequence ATGAGCGAGGACGTGAGGGAGCTCACGGAAGAGGAGAAGGCGGACAAAGAGCGCCGCAAGATAAAGTCGGCGGGCGCCATGCGCGAGCTCATGACCAAGTATTATATTGAGGCCAAGGGAGCGGAGGGCACGAAAAGGCACATCGCCTGGATAACCAGCGGGGCCCCCGTGGAGCCCCTCATCGCCTTCGACGTCATCCCCGTCTATCCCGAAAACCACGGGGCGATGTGCGGGGCGGCGCACATGAACGTGGAGCTGTGCGAGGTGGCGGAGGGGCGGGGCTTCTCCCGCGACCTCTGCTCCTACGCCCGAGGCGACATCGGCAGCGCCATCACCAGGGGCGGGCCTATAGGGGGGCTGCCGAGGCCCACCTTCCTGGTGGCCTGCAACAACATCTGCAACACCGTGTTCAAGTGGTACGAGGAGCTGGCGCGCTTCTTCGACGTGCCCCTCTTCATCTTCGACACCCCCTTCGTGCGCGGCGAGCTGCCCGAGCACCTCGCCGCATATTCCGTGCGCCAGATGCATGAATACGTCTCCTTCCTGGAGAAGATGACGAGAAAGGAATACGACGACGCGCGTTTCGTGGACGTCGCCGCCAAGTCCCTCTTCGCCTCCGCGCTGTGGAAGGAGGTGCTGGCCTGCAACGAGCACCGTCCCGCCCCCATGACCTGCTTCGACGCCTTCATCCTCATGGCCCCCATCGTCACCCTGCGGGGGACCCAGGAGGTGGTGGACTTCTACCAGGGGGTCCTGGAGGAGATGAAGCGGCGCATCGAGGAGGGCATCGGCATCCTGCCCTCCGAGAGATACCGCCTGCTGTGGGACAACATCCCGGTGTGGTACGAGATGCGCAATCTCGGCAGGCTGTTCATGGAGCTGGAGACCTGCCTGGTGGCGGATACCTACACCAGCGCCTGGACCTTCGAGGGGGTGGACGCGGAGAAGCCCCTGGAGAGCATGGCCAGGATCTACACCGAGGTGTACCTGAACATCAACCTGGAGAGGATGGCGGACAAGATAGAGTCCCTGGCCACGCGCTTCGGGGTGGACGGCATGATCATGCACTCCAACCGCAGCTGCAAGCCCTACTCCCTCGGCCAGTACGACTTGGCGAAGGAGTTCACGCGGCGCACCGGCAAGCCGGCGCTGATCATCGAGGCCGACCACACCGACTCCCGCTGGTACGACCGCGCCCAGGTGGAGACGCGCATCCGCGACTTCGTGGAGAACCTCCTGGGTTCAGGCCTTTGA
- a CDS encoding redoxin domain-containing protein: MSRESKILKVGDRAPDFTLPDAATGEEVTLSGLLDRPLMIYFGRGTW, from the coding sequence ATGTCGAGGGAGAGCAAGATCCTCAAGGTGGGGGACAGAGCCCCGGACTTCACGCTTCCGGACGCCGCCACGGGCGAGGAGGTCACCCTGTCCGGCCTGCTCGACCGGCCCCTGATGATCTACTTCGGACGGGGTACCTGGTGA
- a CDS encoding acetyl-CoA hydrolase/transferase family protein produces MSKWEDMYKAKLTTPEDIAGEIRSGDHVFASGASSTPVAILDALFDRAVAGEIEDVQLGSFIMLANVFKVLRPELQRNILIDNYYASPLDRKALADGLMTHTPYHFHRVTRQAVDDSGYRKLIVQAGPMDRQGYLNLGLFANYIDVVDELDALYVEVNHQQPIVHGPNWVHISQVDKLTENSHPVFALPPDPITDKDRAIAENIIDLIEDGSTIQLGIGGTTNAIGELLTRKKHLGCHTEMIGDAYMKLFEEGVLDNTRKNFHPHQMLCHFVLGSQDLYDWVNDNPMIYLSPISYNNDPWIIGRNDDLVSINTTLEVDITGQCASESFGPIQYTATGGQVDFTRGAWISRGGKAFIVTHSAVEDKETGELVSKIVPQLRPGAVVTLTRTDVMYVATEYGVVNLRGKSLRERARALIGIAHPDFRRELSNYAKEVRYFILPEHDPLG; encoded by the coding sequence ATGAGCAAGTGGGAGGACATGTACAAGGCCAAGCTCACCACCCCCGAGGACATCGCCGGGGAGATAAGGAGCGGCGATCACGTCTTCGCCAGCGGCGCCTCGTCCACGCCGGTGGCCATCCTGGACGCCCTCTTCGACCGCGCGGTGGCGGGGGAGATCGAGGACGTGCAGCTGGGGAGCTTCATCATGCTCGCCAACGTCTTCAAGGTGCTCCGTCCCGAGCTGCAGCGCAACATCCTCATCGACAACTACTACGCCTCCCCCCTGGACCGCAAGGCCCTGGCGGACGGCCTCATGACCCATACCCCCTACCACTTCCACCGCGTCACCCGCCAGGCGGTGGACGACTCAGGGTACCGCAAGCTCATCGTGCAGGCGGGGCCCATGGACAGGCAGGGTTACCTCAATCTGGGGTTGTTTGCCAATTATATCGACGTGGTGGACGAGCTTGACGCGCTGTACGTAGAGGTGAACCACCAGCAGCCCATCGTGCACGGCCCCAACTGGGTGCACATCTCCCAGGTGGACAAGTTGACGGAGAACAGCCATCCCGTGTTCGCGCTGCCCCCCGACCCCATCACCGACAAGGACCGGGCCATCGCGGAGAACATCATCGACCTCATCGAGGATGGCTCCACCATCCAGCTGGGCATCGGGGGGACCACCAACGCCATCGGCGAGCTGCTCACGCGCAAGAAGCACCTGGGATGCCACACGGAGATGATCGGGGACGCCTACATGAAGCTCTTCGAGGAAGGGGTGCTGGACAACACCAGGAAGAACTTCCATCCCCACCAGATGCTCTGCCACTTCGTGCTTGGCTCCCAGGACCTCTACGACTGGGTGAACGACAACCCCATGATCTACCTCTCCCCCATCAGCTACAACAACGACCCCTGGATCATCGGCAGGAACGACGACCTGGTGTCCATAAACACCACCCTGGAAGTGGACATCACCGGGCAGTGCGCCTCGGAGTCCTTCGGGCCCATCCAGTACACCGCCACCGGGGGACAGGTGGACTTCACGCGCGGGGCCTGGATCTCCCGGGGCGGCAAGGCCTTCATCGTCACCCACAGCGCGGTGGAGGACAAGGAGACGGGAGAGCTGGTCTCCAAGATCGTGCCCCAGCTTCGCCCGGGGGCGGTGGTCACCCTCACCCGCACCGACGTCATGTACGTGGCCACCGAATACGGGGTGGTGAACCTGCGCGGCAAGAGCCTGCGGGAAAGAGCACGGGCGCTCATCGGCATCGCCCATCCCGATTTCCGCCGCGAGCTCAGCAACTACGCCAAAGAGGTCAGGTACTTCATCCTGCCCGAGCACGACCCCCTGGGGTGA
- a CDS encoding D-aminoacylase, with the protein MLDLMIRGGRVVDGTGAAARKADVAVKDGRIVEVGGLAEAEASRVLDAAGRVVAPGFIDIHSHNDLYVVRDDFRELFEPYIRQGITTSVVSNCGWSLAPWPRENGALLRSTLQTMGVSREFHPEWETSGEFFAWLERRGLPVNFVPLSAHGPIRIAVMGDNARFCSEEELARMKELVRRDMEDGCRGFSTGLTYFPGMYAHTDELVELARVCGEFGGRYVTHVRSLTAAFARTVEEAVEIARSSGSSLQVSHFMAVPDLGRLGDLLYEVVGVLEKVNRVMPLPGVPNTQLKKGYRAVNRALEEGLEVGLDFIPYVMGNTTVTQLYPPWALAGGTEALLRRLSDPAERARIRHEVETVKDRWPQWEPGSWATNYLKCLSYKMLSILSVGSERNRGMEGRRVVDLAKEAGKHPFDFLADLTIEEEGAVVFIMGISPEPWSEKVFLQGQDHPQLSVGADVLFPEKGAPPQTAYGTFPRIFQHYVRELGLYTLENAVHRCTGMAASRFGLADRGVIRKGAAADLVVFDPETIRDNSTFQEPRRYPSGIHCVIINGTVVMEDGACRLDALAGRVLKAG; encoded by the coding sequence ATGCTTGACCTGATGATCAGGGGCGGACGTGTGGTGGACGGCACGGGGGCCGCGGCCAGGAAAGCGGACGTGGCGGTGAAGGACGGCCGGATCGTGGAGGTAGGAGGTCTCGCGGAGGCCGAGGCCTCCAGGGTCTTAGACGCCGCCGGCCGGGTGGTGGCCCCCGGGTTCATCGACATCCATTCCCACAACGACCTCTATGTCGTCCGCGACGACTTCCGGGAGCTCTTCGAGCCCTACATCCGTCAGGGTATCACCACCAGCGTGGTCTCCAACTGCGGGTGGTCCCTCGCGCCCTGGCCGCGCGAGAACGGCGCGCTGCTGAGATCCACCCTACAGACCATGGGTGTTTCCAGGGAATTCCATCCAGAGTGGGAGACCTCGGGGGAGTTCTTCGCCTGGCTCGAGAGGCGCGGCCTCCCCGTCAACTTCGTGCCCCTCTCCGCCCACGGTCCCATCCGCATCGCGGTTATGGGAGATAACGCCCGCTTCTGCAGCGAGGAGGAGCTCGCGCGCATGAAGGAACTCGTGCGCAGGGACATGGAGGACGGCTGCCGCGGTTTCTCCACCGGCCTCACCTACTTCCCGGGCATGTACGCCCACACCGACGAGCTGGTGGAGCTGGCGAGGGTATGCGGCGAGTTCGGGGGGCGCTACGTCACCCACGTGCGCAGCCTAACCGCCGCCTTCGCCCGCACCGTGGAGGAGGCGGTGGAGATAGCCCGGAGCAGCGGCTCCTCCCTGCAGGTCAGCCATTTCATGGCCGTGCCCGACCTGGGACGCCTCGGCGACCTCCTCTACGAGGTGGTGGGAGTGCTGGAGAAGGTCAACCGGGTGATGCCCCTGCCCGGCGTCCCCAACACGCAACTTAAAAAGGGGTACCGTGCGGTGAACCGCGCCCTGGAGGAGGGATTGGAGGTGGGTCTCGACTTCATCCCCTACGTCATGGGCAACACCACCGTGACCCAGCTCTATCCGCCCTGGGCGCTGGCGGGCGGAACGGAGGCGCTGCTGCGCCGCCTTTCGGACCCGGCGGAGCGCGCCCGCATCAGACACGAGGTGGAGACGGTCAAGGACCGCTGGCCGCAATGGGAGCCGGGTTCCTGGGCCACCAATTACCTCAAGTGCCTGAGCTACAAGATGCTCTCCATCCTCTCCGTGGGCAGCGAGAGGAACCGTGGCATGGAGGGGAGGCGGGTGGTGGACCTCGCGAAGGAGGCCGGGAAACATCCCTTCGATTTCCTCGCCGACCTCACCATCGAGGAGGAGGGCGCGGTGGTCTTCATCATGGGCATCTCCCCCGAGCCCTGGTCGGAGAAGGTGTTCCTGCAGGGACAGGACCATCCCCAGCTCTCGGTAGGGGCGGACGTCCTCTTCCCGGAAAAGGGCGCCCCGCCCCAGACCGCCTACGGGACCTTCCCGCGTATCTTCCAGCACTACGTGCGCGAGCTGGGCCTCTATACCCTGGAGAACGCCGTGCACCGCTGCACCGGCATGGCGGCCTCGCGTTTCGGGCTGGCGGACCGCGGGGTGATCAGGAAGGGCGCCGCCGCGGACCTGGTGGTCTTCGATCCCGAGACCATCCGGGACAACTCCACCTTCCAGGAGCCGCGCCGCTATCCCTCCGGCATCCACTGCGTGATCATCAACGGCACCGTGGTTATGGAGGACGGGGCCTGCCGCCTCGACGCACTGGCCGGCAGGGTGCTGAAGGCGGGATAA
- a CDS encoding alpha/beta fold hydrolase, producing MAEKDIPATLDEVMRRLDGIPFRPRPLGGRASTAAGFAADALPMLLDTRRATACRLYPYPRSFRSVTFPSLDGTPLAGRMALHADGRPRPGLVFCHGLFGSKNHNYIRSVAVKAHRDWGYNVLALDTRGFGESRYLSEAMVTGGWKEGEDVVAAARYLGSFSQVTSVGVSGYSMGAAAAMIAAGMDGGEHITGGVLAWNGTSDTRGMIAFISRAPKPWEPFFVAYPLFKACLVLKLSGWRGYENIRDFTSMLSAACEYYRLDEEEAYRKASPGSYVAGIRIPTVHIHAQDDPIVPVREAEMNREAAGDNPCFRVWILPRGGHCAFMAVDNAWYEGVLREFFGAWGS from the coding sequence ATGGCGGAAAAGGATATCCCCGCGACCCTGGATGAAGTGATGCGCCGGCTGGATGGGATTCCATTCCGACCCCGGCCCCTGGGGGGGCGGGCCAGCACCGCGGCAGGCTTCGCCGCCGACGCCCTCCCCATGCTCCTGGACACCCGTCGCGCCACCGCCTGCAGACTGTACCCCTATCCCCGCTCCTTCCGCTCCGTGACCTTCCCCTCCCTCGACGGCACACCGCTGGCAGGAAGGATGGCCCTTCACGCCGACGGGAGACCCCGGCCGGGGCTGGTCTTCTGCCACGGTCTCTTCGGGAGCAAGAACCACAACTACATCCGCAGCGTGGCGGTTAAGGCACACCGGGACTGGGGATACAACGTCCTGGCCCTGGACACTCGCGGCTTCGGGGAGAGCCGCTACCTCAGCGAGGCCATGGTCACCGGCGGCTGGAAGGAGGGCGAGGACGTGGTGGCCGCGGCACGCTATCTTGGGAGTTTCTCCCAGGTGACCTCGGTGGGCGTCTCCGGCTACAGCATGGGCGCGGCGGCGGCCATGATCGCCGCCGGCATGGACGGCGGCGAACACATCACCGGCGGGGTGCTGGCCTGGAACGGCACCTCCGACACCCGCGGCATGATCGCCTTCATCTCCAGGGCACCCAAACCCTGGGAGCCCTTCTTCGTCGCCTACCCGCTCTTCAAGGCCTGCCTGGTTCTCAAGCTCTCGGGCTGGAGGGGCTACGAGAACATCAGGGATTTCACCTCCATGTTATCCGCCGCCTGTGAATATTACCGCCTGGACGAGGAAGAGGCTTACCGCAAGGCCTCGCCGGGAAGCTACGTGGCCGGCATCCGCATCCCCACCGTGCACATCCACGCCCAGGACGACCCCATCGTCCCGGTACGCGAGGCGGAGATGAACCGGGAGGCCGCGGGAGACAATCCCTGTTTCCGGGTATGGATACTCCCGCGCGGCGGCCACTGCGCCTTCATGGCGGTGGACAACGCCTGGTACGAAGGGGTGCTGCGGGAGTTCTTCGGCGCCTGGGGGTCGTAG
- a CDS encoding AMP-binding protein, producing MRENLAHISYTGGTTGTPKGIMVTHYNAMVNSCQLSYWFSGGQVSYEDGIIGLRRAEGDRDEDHPFRRGMEMSLVVPPWFHAMGAFGYLNMLLMAGNTLVVFPRFDPEEFLRAINKYRVTLFGGAPQLFVPMVDHPLYEGTDMSEIRLVASGGAPIPLSLMRRLLDKFPGVVCEAYGLSEATAIVTITPPEREALKVGSVGLPVADTKVRIVDPEDHRRELELGEVGEICVRGPQVTRGFWNRPEETALMFKEDGWLLTGDMGRIDEDGYLYIVDRKKDMLIYKGYNVYPRDLEEVLNSHPAVAQSAVVGKKDDRYGELPVAFVQLVPGAAVSEAELLEYANAELAAYKKIRALRIVDAVPASQAGKVLRRELRDLAQELEI from the coding sequence GTGCGGGAAAACCTCGCCCACATCTCCTACACCGGGGGCACCACCGGCACCCCCAAGGGCATCATGGTGACCCATTACAACGCCATGGTCAATTCCTGCCAGCTCTCCTACTGGTTCTCCGGGGGCCAGGTCTCCTACGAGGACGGCATAATAGGGCTTCGCCGCGCGGAGGGAGACCGCGACGAGGATCATCCCTTTCGTCGGGGCATGGAGATGTCCCTGGTGGTTCCGCCGTGGTTCCACGCCATGGGCGCCTTCGGGTATCTGAACATGCTACTCATGGCGGGCAACACCCTGGTGGTCTTCCCGCGCTTCGATCCCGAGGAGTTCCTGCGCGCCATCAACAAGTACCGCGTCACCCTCTTCGGGGGCGCCCCCCAGCTCTTCGTGCCCATGGTGGACCACCCCCTTTACGAGGGGACGGACATGTCCGAGATACGCCTGGTGGCCTCGGGCGGGGCGCCCATCCCCCTCAGCCTCATGCGCAGGTTGCTGGATAAATTTCCCGGTGTGGTATGCGAGGCCTACGGACTCTCGGAGGCCACGGCCATCGTCACCATCACCCCGCCCGAGAGAGAAGCCCTGAAGGTGGGGTCGGTGGGGCTGCCGGTGGCGGACACCAAGGTCAGGATCGTGGACCCCGAGGACCATCGGCGGGAGCTGGAGCTTGGGGAGGTGGGGGAGATCTGCGTGCGCGGGCCCCAGGTCACCAGGGGTTTCTGGAACCGGCCCGAGGAGACCGCCCTCATGTTCAAGGAGGACGGCTGGCTGCTCACGGGGGACATGGGAAGGATAGACGAGGACGGCTATCTCTACATCGTGGACCGCAAGAAGGACATGCTCATCTACAAGGGCTACAACGTCTATCCCCGCGACCTGGAGGAGGTCCTAAATTCCCATCCCGCGGTGGCCCAGTCGGCGGTGGTGGGAAAGAAGGACGACCGCTACGGGGAGCTCCCCGTGGCCTTCGTACAACTGGTGCCGGGCGCCGCGGTGAGCGAGGCGGAGCTGCTGGAGTACGCCAACGCCGAGCTGGCGGCGTACAAGAAGATAAGGGCGCTGCGTATCGTGGATGCGGTGCCGGCCAGCCAGGCCGGCAAGGTGCTCCGGCGCGAGCTGCGGGACCTGGCACAGGAGCTGGAGATCTGA
- a CDS encoding redoxin domain-containing protein, whose translation MGHIQDIYPEIERRGAGAVVILAEKLERIGAYLARRSYPFPVLSDAGRRVVKEYGVYVRVNFESVHIARPANFVLDREGIIRYIFISSIQTEYPPDGDILSALEDAAGEPL comes from the coding sequence ATGGGCCATATACAAGACATATATCCTGAGATCGAGAGGCGCGGCGCCGGGGCGGTGGTGATCCTCGCCGAGAAGCTGGAGCGCATCGGCGCCTACCTCGCCCGCCGCTCCTACCCCTTCCCCGTGCTCTCCGACGCGGGGCGCAGGGTGGTGAAGGAATACGGCGTCTACGTGCGGGTGAACTTCGAGTCCGTGCACATAGCGCGCCCCGCCAATTTCGTCCTCGACCGCGAGGGGATCATCAGGTACATCTTCATCTCCAGCATCCAGACCGAGTACCCTCCCGACGGGGACATCCTCTCCGCCCTCGAGGACGCCGCGGGGGAACCCCTTTGA
- a CDS encoding peptidylprolyl isomerase — protein sequence MQVGLGRTVTFHYRLYDEAGTLIDASAENDPMSFVFGEGSIIPGLEREMEGMEPGESKEVLVKPEDAYGLRDPGLVHSVPRERFEGSADLEVGMTYMGRTDSGGLINFKVLSMDKDNVEIDLNHPLAGVNLRFEVTIQDVT from the coding sequence ATGCAGGTCGGTCTGGGAAGAACGGTGACCTTTCACTACCGGCTTTACGACGAGGCGGGCACGCTCATCGACGCCAGCGCGGAGAACGATCCCATGAGCTTCGTCTTCGGCGAAGGAAGCATCATCCCGGGACTGGAGCGGGAGATGGAGGGCATGGAGCCGGGGGAGAGCAAGGAAGTGCTGGTCAAGCCCGAGGACGCCTATGGATTGCGGGACCCCGGCCTGGTGCACAGCGTGCCGCGCGAGCGCTTCGAGGGCTCGGCCGACCTCGAGGTGGGCATGACCTACATGGGAAGGACGGACTCTGGGGGTCTCATCAACTTCAAGGTCCTCTCCATGGACAAGGACAACGTGGAGATCGACCTCAACCATCCCTTGGCGGGCGTAAACCTGCGCTTCGAGGTGACCATCCAGGACGTGACCTGA